TAATAATCAGTTATATGGCAAGGCTGCGTAGCCTTTACCGTCTCCATTTGAGTAATAACTCGATAAAGTATTTTTCTGGCAATATGATTGCCATGCTTGGTAATGCCAAGAGAACTGTCTTTTTCACCAGATTGGTACCTTCCTGGATCAATGCCAACAAACGCATCAATTTGAGCTGAAGTGCTAAACCGTCTTAGATCACCGAGCTCTGCTACTAATCTCACTGCTGTAATTCTAGCAACCCCTGGGATACTCAAATAGATGGATAAAGCACGAGCGTTTACTGCTTTAGCCAGCTTTTCCATGTAGTTAATTACATAGTCGCGTTCTTGCTGGAGTGAAAATAAATTAGAAATGTTCCTTTGAATAGCTCTAACGATAATACTATCTTTGGAATCATAAGGATAAGCTTCTCTAGCAAAAGCGTATAATCTTGTGGTTAAGTACCGTGCCCTTTGTTGTCCTATTCCAGAAATAGAATTAAGCATTTGAGTTACCTGTGTCTCATTCTTTTCTAGAACATATCCAGCATGTGGGAAAAGACTAACAAGCGCCCAATAAATTCTGCCAGATGGATGAGACAGTATTTCTTCAATTTGTGGGAAAGTGGATTGGAGGTTGCGGTGCAATTGATTTTTAGTAGTAACTATACTCCTAGTAAGTTCTTCATAATAGCGACTGGCATTCTGAAGTTCATGATACTCTCTGGGCTGTGGATCACGCAGCTTTTGCGGGGCATTAAATTGAATTAAAGCCAGGCGATAAGCATCTACCTTATCAGTTTTATTATGGCGTAAATTATTGTCCATTAGCTTTTTCGCTTTAAGCGGATTAAGCTTCAAATACTTAATATGATAATCCTCTAAGAAAGCTTGCAGGCTTAGAGAATAAACACCAGTAGCTTCGAAAACAACTAAAGGAGTTATCAAATATTGGTTCAGTTGCTCATAAAGTTTTTGATAGCCAAAGGAATCATTAGAGATTCTAAAAGATTCGCCTTGTTTGATCCGGTCATTAACCACACAAACTGTGGAAGATTTACTGCTAACATCAATACCGAAAATAATTTGTGATTCCATAATATAACCTCCGCTGTGAAGATAAACCTCTTTATCAACCTATTAATTC
This is a stretch of genomic DNA from Lactobacillus crispatus. It encodes these proteins:
- a CDS encoding IS110 family transposase, which gives rise to MMESQIIFGIDVSSKSSTVCVVNDRIKQGESFRISNDSFGYQKLYEQLNQYLITPLVVFEATGVYSLSLQAFLEDYHIKYLKLNPLKAKKLMDNNLRHNKTDKVDAYRLALIQFNAPQKLRDPQPREYHELQNASRYYEELTRSIVTTKNQLHRNLQSTFPQIEEILSHPSGRIYWALVSLFPHAGYVLEKNETQVTQMLNSISGIGQQRARYLTTRLYAFAREAYPYDSKDSIIVRAIQRNISNLFSLQQERDYVINYMEKLAKAVNARALSIYLSIPGVARITAVRLVAELGDLRRFSTSAQIDAFVGIDPGRYQSGEKDSSLGITKHGNHIARKILYRVITQMETVKATQPCHITDYYDKKKRSSNSQGYKKIAIASVHKLIRTMFALIKHDQLYDYNIATENKRL